CCTCTTGGGTAAACGCGAGGGAACACCTCATGGTGGCATCGTTTGATTATAGCAGCGCTTTAAATGGTTATGAATCACATTCTGGCGAAGTGTCTCAGGAATTTAGTCAAAAAATTACTTCTGAGCATCCAGGCAATACAGGTTTTTGAAGGTTCTCAGGAACATTTGGCCGTTGGCCACAACGACGGTGGCGTGACTGGGATCATCGAGTTTGACTTTCCCATGCGATTTGAATTTGGGAGAAGCATCAATCATGGCAACCTGACCGTTTTCATCAATGCAGTACAGGATACCGTTGATGCAGACGGGGGAGCTGCTGTAGCCGCCATCGACGCGTTCGGTCCAGACATTCTTCTGGGTTGCCAGATCAACACAGCTGACGACACCACTGTCGCCCCAGAGATAGAGGTGCCCTTCATAGACAACCGGTGTGGGGACATAAGGCAGCTTGGTAGAACGCTGATACTTGATATGGGTTTCTTTGATATTTCCTGATCCGGTAGGATCGACGCCGTAGAGCAGCTTGCCTCTTCCTCCGCCGCCACAGGTGGCAAAGATCAGGCCTTCACCGTAGACAGGCGACGAAACGGTTCGCATTGGGAATTCTCCCGTGGTCCAGTTGACCTTTCCTGTTTCCGGGTCGAGACTGCTGACTCCGGTGGCACCGCTGACACAGATCAGCTGTGGCCCGGTGTTAGGGTGGTCGATAATGATGGGAGTTGCATAGGACGTTCTGCGTACAGCCCGGTCTGCCTGCCAGACAGTTTTTCCGGTCAGCTTGTTAAAGGCAGTAACAGAACTGGGACCCTGCTGGTCATTTGTGGCGATCACCAGGTTTTTATAGATCATGGGGGAACTACCGTGTCCGTGCTGGCTGGTGAATGATCCCAGGTTGCGTTCCCAGATTTTGTTTCCTTTGAGATCGTAGGCGATCAGCAGGTAAGTTTCTTCGTCTGCAAATTCCACATAAACGTGTTCGCCATCTGTGGCTGGTGTGCTGGAAGCCCAGCTTCCTTTGCGGTGTTTATGGCTTTTTTTCAGTTCCGTTCCGCGTCTCCACTTTTCCTGGCCGGTTTTCGGGTCGATACAGAACAGGTAGCGGGTTTCTCCTTCACCGAGGGCGGAGGTCACAAACAGATTATCGCCCCAGATGGAGGGGGACGAATGGCCTAAGCCGGGAAGTTCTTTTTTCCAGGCATAGTCTTTGTCGGTCCATTTCAACGGGAACCCTTTTTCACTGGAAATCCCGGAACCGTCAATCCCGCGAAAGCGAGGCCAGTTCTCAGCCTGTAATGTTGTCAAGGCGGATAAGCAGAGACAAATACCAAGGACCGTCCGCAGAGGAGTAATGAAATTACGGGCGAAAATAAATCTAGGCATGGGAAGTTCTCTTTACAGGCAGGAAGATGTTGATGTTTCACGCGTTTCGCTTGATGAATTCTTATTTTAGCTTGACGAATTTTATGTTCTGGTGCAAGTTAATTGAATATAATAATTACTGGGGTTATCGTAAGTAAATAGGGCGTACTGATTTCGGCATTGTTTTCGAGGCGGGTGCCTAACCTTTTCTTAACCGGGGATCAAGTTCACTGAATTTCGTCAGTGGAGCGTTTCCTGCTGAATATTCTATGCATAATTCTGATCAACAAAATCCAAATGGTGCCTCGTCGGTCGCTTATCTGATCATTCAAGAACTGGATGAGCGGGGAAAGGTCTATCGTCTGGTAGATCGCCAGGTAACGACGATTGGCCGTGCGCCGACCAACCGGATTGTTCTGGATGATGAGGTTTGCAGCCGTAATCACTGTGAGATTTTTTACAGTGACTCGGCTTGGGTCATTCGTGACCTGGGGAGCCGTAACGGGACACTTGTGCAAGGTTTGCCTATTGCGCAAGATCATGAG
This window of the Gimesia fumaroli genome carries:
- a CDS encoding PQQ-like beta-propeller repeat protein → MPRFIFARNFITPLRTVLGICLCLSALTTLQAENWPRFRGIDGSGISSEKGFPLKWTDKDYAWKKELPGLGHSSPSIWGDNLFVTSALGEGETRYLFCIDPKTGQEKWRRGTELKKSHKHRKGSWASSTPATDGEHVYVEFADEETYLLIAYDLKGNKIWERNLGSFTSQHGHGSSPMIYKNLVIATNDQQGPSSVTAFNKLTGKTVWQADRAVRRTSYATPIIIDHPNTGPQLICVSGATGVSSLDPETGKVNWTTGEFPMRTVSSPVYGEGLIFATCGGGGRGKLLYGVDPTGSGNIKETHIKYQRSTKLPYVPTPVVYEGHLYLWGDSGVVSCVDLATQKNVWTERVDGGYSSSPVCINGILYCIDENGQVAMIDASPKFKSHGKVKLDDPSHATVVVANGQMFLRTFKNLYCLDAQK